From Medicago truncatula cultivar Jemalong A17 chromosome 7, MtrunA17r5.0-ANR, whole genome shotgun sequence, a single genomic window includes:
- the LOC11426318 gene encoding UPF0481 protein At3g47200 has product MAKNQQRIGEQTQATPNNQSRSGAQTHATSSNQTTETDTDMNKWLVSTMTLLKSLDNGYIQSCSIPIVPEELKNSTNKEAYMPRVVTIGPRFKGSREDLLLMEEVKLRCLFYLFHRSDGDVKQFLLSCSEAIWKADEKIRASYVYMPDIKLSQQKLANIMLIDGCFLLELLIAKGMDSELRCQSSPPSPALKVLKDEDVLSDILLLENQIPIIVLHILSEILFPTKFKTADPKERIKKINNLFLSITGYSHSQVQDPNYFNSPHVIDIVHVFVNREGERKSHVVGNYVVPIDSTQHLKPKLMRCASRLQAAGVTIKLAEETANGNCCFNFLWKCFGGICIKLHNMLVTNNQVDALEEVKGMDFYFNFEKGTLEIAQLEITKTTKAKWCNVIAWEHHKNNWKCSTVVSGINGNNQINTTHLSRNFTASALIFDGLICCAADVKLLKDKNIIVDHLKMSNEELEEFLHSMSFGVDLGIVDSSYVKIVDDLNDYSHSFFVLRNLKIFSHLFKGRLEWLFKFLKQNYNFVAAMLAFLTLVQTVYTVLSYHLPK; this is encoded by the coding sequence ATGgccaaaaatcaacaaagaattGGAGAACAGACACAAGCCACCCCCAATAATCAGTCAAGAAGCGGAGCACAGACACATGCCACCTCCAGTAATCAAACAACCGAAACTGATACCGATATGAATAAATGGTTAGTTTCCACAATGACGTTACTGAAATCGCTGGACAATGGTTACATTCAATCATGCAGCATTCCCATAGTTCCTGAAGAACTTAAAAACTCAACAAACAAAGAAGCTTATATGCCAAGGGTGGTAACAATCGGTCCTAGATTCAAAGGAAGCAGAGAAGACTTACTTCTCATGGAGGAAGTCAAATTACGCTGCCTGTTTTATCTCTTTCACAGAAGCGACGGTGATGTCAAACAATTCTTGTTGAGCTGCAGCGAAGCCATATGGAAAGCAGATGAAAAAATTCGAGCAAGTTATGTGTACATGCCAGACATTAAACTCAGCCAACAAAAATTAGCAAACATAATGTTAATAGATGGATGTTTTCTATTAGAACTTTTGATTGCCAAAGGCATGGATTCTGAACTACGATGCCAGTCGTCCCCACCCAGTCCCGCACTTAAAGTGCTGAAAGACGAAGATGTTCTGTCCGATATTCTATTGTTGGAGAATCAAATACCAATTATAGTACTCCACATATTGTCTGAAATACTTTTCCCCACTAAGTTTAAAACAGCAGACCCTAAGGAAAGGATTAAAAAGATTAATAATCTTTTTCTATCTATCACAGGCTACTCTCACTCTCAGGTTCAAGATCCAAACTACTTTAATTCTCCTCATGTTATTGATATTGTCCACGTTTTCGTTAACAGGGAAGGTGAGAGAAAAAGTCACGTGGTTGGTAATTATGTAGTACCCATTGATAGTACTCAGCATCTGAAGCCCAAACTAATGCGCTGTGCTTCGAGGCTCCAAGCTGCAGGGGTTACTATCAAACTTGCTGAGGAAACAGCCAATGGAAATTGTTGCTTCAATTTCCTTTGGAAATGTTTTGGTGGTATATGCATAAAGCTTCACAATATGCTTGTGACAAATAATCAAGTGGATGCGCTAGAGGAAGTTAAAGGTATGGACTTTTACTTTAACTTTGAAAAGGGGACACTGGAAATTGCACAGTTAGagataacaaaaacaacaaaagctAAGTGGTGCAATGTCATTGCTTGGGAGCATCATAAAAACAACTGGAAATGTTCTACTGTTGTTTCTGGGATCAATGGCAATAACCAGATCAATACAACTCATCTTAGCCGGAATTTTACTGCATCTGCTTTGATTTTCGATGGGTTGATTTGTTGTGCTGCTGATGTGAAGCTTCTTAAGGACAAGAATATCATTGTGGATCATTTGAAGATGAGTAATGAGGAGTTGGAAGAGTTTTTACATTCCATGTCGTTTGGAGTTGATCTTGGGATAGTTGATTCAAGTTATGTTAAAATTGTTGATGACTTGAACGATTACTCGCATTCATTTTTTGTTCTGCGGAACTTGAAAATATTTTCCCATCTTTTCAAGGGTCGTCTAGAATGGCTCTTCAagtttttgaaacaaaactacAACTTTGTTGCTGCGATGCTGGCTTTCCTCACTCTTGTGCAGACTGTTTATACTGTCCTATCCTACCATTTACCCAAATAA
- the LOC11406328 gene encoding uncharacterized protein codes for MTSIGNKRKRLESSNCSSHVTGHHYYSETVEDHSSYTDHQTGKLENKQMENKFQDKEDNVYYQPSPSIAIPGQLEPQPEANNNSFPAYNSFPETMPDNPISADNQTTPSYTIESYGMESHPRDKPAMKGRGLVPKRLNFSDEVIKVSFDGKDGEYVLKLTTGDKKENAMEEQAQAAAMLLSQAAMLRRLGETLLSNLEAQFEPQFFNSLKMKEPTE; via the exons ATGACATCAATAGGCAACAAAAGGAAGAGACTTGAGAGCTCGAATTGTAGTAGCCATGTAACGGGACACCATTACTACAGTGAAACGGTGGAGGACCATTCTTCCTACACTGACCATCAAACGGGTAAGTTGGAAAACAAACAAATGGAAAACAAGTTCCAAGATAAAGAGGACAACGTTTACTATCAACCAAGCCCAAGCATTGCAATACCAGGTCAGTTGGAACCTCAGCCAGAGGCCAACAACAATTCTTTCCCTGCTTACAATTCTTTCCCTGAAACGATGCCGGACAATCCTATCTCCGCTGACAATCAAACAACCCCAAGCTATACAATAGAATCTTATGGGATGGAATCTCACCCACGGGACAAGCCAGCAATGAAAG GTAGAGGCTTGGTTCCAAAGCGGTTGAATTTCAGTGATGAGGTAATAAAGGTAAGTTTTGACGGGAAAGATGGAGAGTATGTTCTGAAGCTGACGACTGGTGATAAGAAAGAGAATGCAATGGAAGAGCAGGCACAAGCTGCAGCTATGCTGTTGTCTCAAGCAGCAATGCTTCGCAGATTAGGAGAAACACTGCTTTCCAATCTTGAAGCACAGTTTGAACCTCAGTTTTTCAATAGTTTGAAGATGAAAGAACCAACGGAATAA